A region of Arabidopsis thaliana chromosome 5, partial sequence DNA encodes the following proteins:
- a CDS encoding calmodulin-binding protein-like protein (calmodulin-binding protein-related; FUNCTIONS IN: molecular_function unknown; INVOLVED IN: biological_process unknown; LOCATED IN: cellular_component unknown; EXPRESSED IN: 7 plant structures; EXPRESSED DURING: L mature pollen stage, M germinated pollen stage, 4 anthesis, petal differentiation and expansion stage; BEST Arabidopsis thaliana protein match is: unknown protein (TAIR:AT5G24880.1).) → MATTSSTTKTKRDNKNLTRSKSLGRKPKPVSSSEPEANADGSDRKTIGKPLPNYLKPTISSRPDPVKFLRKNNAVEENQKLLRRRSFDHPPSSLTSPSTSSAHRSLNTSPAHPHLRDKPAVPREKPVTGLRSTSFHGSSRGGLRGSSTVKSPPVASRGSSGVKKSGLSGNSSSKSKKEGSGNVPKKSSGKEISPDSSPLASAHEDEEEIVKVETDVHISDHGEEPKEEDKDQFAQPDESGEEKETSPVAASTEEQKGELIDEDKSTEQIEEPKEPENIEENNSEEEEEVKKKSDDEENSETVATTTDMNEAVNVEESKEEEKEEAEVKEEEGESSAAKEETTETMAQVEELPEEGTKNEVVQGKKESPTAYNDVIASKMQENSKKNKRERERERERERERERGFGSRRESSSCWCTSKPFPWCTLVLSRTPPLWGCNSCTVLSPCSSGKPLL, encoded by the exons ATGGCAACGACGTCTAGTACAACGAAAACGAAACGGGACAACAAAAACCTAACCAGATCAAAATCACTCGGCAGAAAGCCAAAGCCGGTCTCATCATCAGAGCCTGAAGCGAACGCAGATGGATCTGATCGGAAAACAATTGGGAAGCCTTTGCCTAATTATCTGAAACCTACAATCAGCTCGAGACCGGACCCGGTCAAGTTCTTGAGAAAGAACAACGCCGTCGAAGAAAATCAGAAGCTTCTTCGTAGACGATCCTTTGATCATCCTCCTTCGTCTTTGACTTCTCCATCAACTTCATCAGCCCATAGATCTCTCAATACCTCTCCTGCCCACCCACACCTGCGAGACAAACCCGCGGTTCCAAGGGAGAAGCCTGTCACTGGTCTGCGTTCTACATCTTTCCATGGAAGCAGCAGGGGAGGTCTCAGAGGAAGCAGTACGGTGAAATCACCTCCTGTGGCTTCAAGAGGATCTTCAGGGGTAAAGAAGAGCGGTCTAAGCGGTAACAGTTCTTCCAAGAGCAAAAAGGAAGGTTCTGGGAATGTTCCCAAGAAGTCTTCGGGTAAAGAGATTTCCCCGGATTCTTCTCCTCTTGCGTCTGCTcacgaagacgaagaagagattgTCAAGGTTGAGACCGATGTACACATTTCTGACCACGGAGAGGAACCGAAAGAGGAAGATAAAGATCAGTTTGCACAACCGGATGAATCCGGTGAAGAGAAGGAGACCAGTCCAGTGGCTGCCTCcacagaagaacaaaaaggaGAACTGATCGATGAGGATAAAAGCACAGAGCAAATAGAGGAGCCGAAAGAACCAGAGAACATCGAAGAAAACAAcagtgaagaagaggaagaagtcaAAAAGAAATCTGATGATGAGGAAAATAGCGAGACAGTTGCTACTACTACAGATATGAATGAAGCTGTGAATGTCGAAGAAAGTAAGGaagaggaaaaggaagaagcagaagtTAAAGAAGAGGAGGGCGAAAGCAGCGCCgcgaaagaagaaacaaccgAAACAATGGCTCAAGTAGAAGAATTACCAGAGGAAGGAACAAAGAATGAAGTGGTGCAAGGGAAGAAGGAATCTCCAACAGCCTACAACGATGTAATAGCAAGTAAGATGCAAGAGAACTCGAAGAAGAACAAG agagagagagagagagagagagagagagagagagagagagagagaggatttGGTTCTCGAAGAGAATCTTCAAGTTGCTGGTGTACGTCAAAACCATTTCCATGGTGTACGCTCGTTTTATCTAGAACACCTCCTCTCTGGGGTTGCAACTCATGCACAGTGTTATCACCTTGTAGCAGTGGGAAGCCTTTGTTGTAA
- a CDS encoding RING/U-box superfamily protein — protein MDGCAGKRSVDRLVVPRKASGLTLRENMNKTDGKNVPFCSRVGCTAKVTSTKRSRIGSTDNNTKVGLPPVPSTLNRKEIVGSSSRTPGGFGYLRKPAKVTARRQPSSSLDTESSETSCIHDDPAATEPTLPRQKTKRVTINVHPQSAVSREVVITKAGSSSRGTSRISHPKSELGTRDALTGPSVSTSSGNSEHTVRGGLSRHRLRNLSCNSVSDVLPTNSNSATKISVTKKKNADGESSLSSKGSKTSVLVPKVRNQISSHGNGVTVSDNRRNRVVPSIRDSSTVVSNGCRRAGYFGRSERLGATASSATSRQMPHPTTPTDPNPSLSFCPSNIYSSTGRVHSNMPGSPTEADPSSSLVNRDGLSHYNMNGIAEVLLALERIEHDEELTYEQLASIETNLFSSGMFRFYDQHRDMRLDIDNMSYEELLALGDKMGTVSTALSEEALSRSLKQSIYQETDETGSISLYKDDDIKCSICQVFLKIYLHPNLYPKLEIIHCFV, from the exons atGGATGGATGTGCTGGTAAACGATCTGTTGACCGGTTGGTTGTGCCTCGGAAAGCCAGTGGTCTTACCCTGCGTGAGAATATGAACAAGACAGATGGTAAGAATGTTCCTTTCTGCAGCCGAGTTGGTTGTACTGCAAAGGTAACTTCTACCAAGAGATCTCGGATTGGCTCTACGGATAACAATACAAAAGTTGGTCTGCCTCCGGTTCCATCTACCTTAAATAGAAAGGAAATTGTTGGGAGCTCATCTCGTACTCCTGGTGGATTTGGATACTTGAGAAAGCCAGCCAAAGTTACTGCAAGAAGACAGCCGTCATCTAGTTTAGACACTGAATCTTCGGAAACGAGTTGTATTCATGATGATCCAGCTGCAACAGAGCCCACACTTCCACGCCAAAAGACTAAAAGAGTCACAATCAATGTTCATCCTCAAAGCGCTGTCTCTAGAGAAGTTGTAATAACAAAGGCAGGAAGCTCAAGTAGAGGAACCAGCAGAATTAGTCATCCAAAGTCTGAATTGGGTACCCGCGATGCTCTGACGGGTCCTTCTGTTTCTACATCTTCTGGTAACAGTGAGCACACTGTAAGAGGCGGTTTGAGTAGGCATAGATTGAGGAACTTGAGCTGCAATTCTGTGTCTGATGTTCTTCCAACTAACTCAAACTCAGCAACAAAAATCAGTGtgactaaaaagaaaaacgctGATGGAGAGAGCAGCTTATCTAGCAAAGGTAGTAAGACTAGTGTGTTGGTTCCAAAGGTAAGGAATCAAATTTCTTCTCATGGCAATGGCGTCACAGTTTCTGATAACAGAAGAAATCGAGTAGTACCAAGTATTAGGGACAGCAGTACTGTTGTTTCAAATGGTTGTAGGAGAGCTGGTTATTTTGGTAGATCAGAGCGACTTGGAGCTACTGCATCCTCTGCTACTTCTCGACAAATGCCTCATCCTACAACACCAACCGATCCCAATCCTTCTCTTTCGTTTTGTCCATCAAATATATACAGTAGTACTGGACGCGTACATAGCAATATGCCTGGTAGCCCCACGGAAGCTGACCCTTCAAGCTCTTTGGTGAACCGGGATGGTTTGAGTCACTACAACATGAATGGAATTGCAGAG GTATTGTTGGCCCTGGAAAGGATTGAACATGATGAAGAGCTTACATATGAG CAACTGGCTTCTATAGAGACCAATCTATTCTCAAGTGGTATGTTCAGATTCTATGATCAGCATAGAGATATGAGGCTTGACATCGATAACATGTCATATGAG GAGTTACTAGCTTTGGGGGATAAAATGGGTACAGTGAGCACAGCTCTAAGCGAAGAAGCACTCTCAAGAAGCCTTAAGCAAAGCATTTATCAGGAGACAGATGAAACCGGTTCCATCTCTCTGTATAAGGATGATGATATCAAGTGCAGTATTTGCCaggtctttttaaaaatctatctTCACCCCAATTTGTACCCCAAACTAGAAATAATCCACTGCTTTGTCTAG
- a CDS encoding RING/U-box superfamily protein (RING/U-box superfamily protein; FUNCTIONS IN: zinc ion binding; EXPRESSED IN: 19 plant structures; EXPRESSED DURING: 14 growth stages; CONTAINS InterPro DOMAIN/s: Zinc finger, RING-type (InterPro:IPR001841), Zinc finger, C3HC4 RING-type (InterPro:IPR018957); BEST Arabidopsis thaliana protein match is: RING/U-box superfamily protein (TAIR:AT5G24870.2); Has 30201 Blast hits to 17322 proteins in 780 species: Archae - 12; Bacteria - 1396; Metazoa - 17338; Fungi - 3422; Plants - 5037; Viruses - 0; Other Eukaryotes - 2996 (source: NCBI BLink).), translated as MDGCAGKRSVDRLVVPRKASGLTLRENMNKTDGKNVPFCSRVGCTAKVTSTKRSRIGSTDNNTKVGLPPVPSTLNRKEIVGSSSRTPGGFGYLRKPAKVTARRQPSSSLDTESSETSCIHDDPAATEPTLPRQKTKRVTINVHPQSAVSREVVITKAGSSSRGTSRISHPKSELGTRDALTGPSVSTSSGNSEHTVRGGLSRHRLRNLSCNSVSDVLPTNSNSATKISVTKKKNADGESSLSSKGSKTSVLVPKVRNQISSHGNGVTVSDNRRNRVVPSIRDSSTVVSNGCRRAGYFGRSERLGATASSATSRQMPHPTTPTDPNPSLSFCPSNIYSSTGRVHSNMPGSPTEADPSSSLVNRDGLSHYNMNGIAEVLLALERIEHDEELTYEQLASIETNLFSSGMFRFYDQHRDMRLDIDNMSYEELLALGDKMGTVSTALSEEALSRSLKQSIYQETDETGSISLYKDDDIKCSICQEEYVDGDELGTIPCQHMYHVSCVQQWLRMKNWCPICKTSAEEEKSI; from the exons atGGATGGATGTGCTGGTAAACGATCTGTTGACCGGTTGGTTGTGCCTCGGAAAGCCAGTGGTCTTACCCTGCGTGAGAATATGAACAAGACAGATGGTAAGAATGTTCCTTTCTGCAGCCGAGTTGGTTGTACTGCAAAGGTAACTTCTACCAAGAGATCTCGGATTGGCTCTACGGATAACAATACAAAAGTTGGTCTGCCTCCGGTTCCATCTACCTTAAATAGAAAGGAAATTGTTGGGAGCTCATCTCGTACTCCTGGTGGATTTGGATACTTGAGAAAGCCAGCCAAAGTTACTGCAAGAAGACAGCCGTCATCTAGTTTAGACACTGAATCTTCGGAAACGAGTTGTATTCATGATGATCCAGCTGCAACAGAGCCCACACTTCCACGCCAAAAGACTAAAAGAGTCACAATCAATGTTCATCCTCAAAGCGCTGTCTCTAGAGAAGTTGTAATAACAAAGGCAGGAAGCTCAAGTAGAGGAACCAGCAGAATTAGTCATCCAAAGTCTGAATTGGGTACCCGCGATGCTCTGACGGGTCCTTCTGTTTCTACATCTTCTGGTAACAGTGAGCACACTGTAAGAGGCGGTTTGAGTAGGCATAGATTGAGGAACTTGAGCTGCAATTCTGTGTCTGATGTTCTTCCAACTAACTCAAACTCAGCAACAAAAATCAGTGtgactaaaaagaaaaacgctGATGGAGAGAGCAGCTTATCTAGCAAAGGTAGTAAGACTAGTGTGTTGGTTCCAAAGGTAAGGAATCAAATTTCTTCTCATGGCAATGGCGTCACAGTTTCTGATAACAGAAGAAATCGAGTAGTACCAAGTATTAGGGACAGCAGTACTGTTGTTTCAAATGGTTGTAGGAGAGCTGGTTATTTTGGTAGATCAGAGCGACTTGGAGCTACTGCATCCTCTGCTACTTCTCGACAAATGCCTCATCCTACAACACCAACCGATCCCAATCCTTCTCTTTCGTTTTGTCCATCAAATATATACAGTAGTACTGGACGCGTACATAGCAATATGCCTGGTAGCCCCACGGAAGCTGACCCTTCAAGCTCTTTGGTGAACCGGGATGGTTTGAGTCACTACAACATGAATGGAATTGCAGAG GTATTGTTGGCCCTGGAAAGGATTGAACATGATGAAGAGCTTACATATGAG CAACTGGCTTCTATAGAGACCAATCTATTCTCAAGTGGTATGTTCAGATTCTATGATCAGCATAGAGATATGAGGCTTGACATCGATAACATGTCATATGAG GAGTTACTAGCTTTGGGGGATAAAATGGGTACAGTGAGCACAGCTCTAAGCGAAGAAGCACTCTCAAGAAGCCTTAAGCAAAGCATTTATCAGGAGACAGATGAAACCGGTTCCATCTCTCTGTATAAGGATGATGATATCAAGTGCAGTATTTGCCag GAAGAGTATGTTGATGGAGATGAATTAGGGACTATTCCATGTCAACATATGTACCATGTGAGCTGTGTACAACAATGGCTGCGGATGAAGAATTGGTGCCCAATCTGCAAAACCTCTGCGGAAGAAGAGAAGTCGATTTAG
- a CDS encoding pentatricopeptide (PPR) repeat-containing protein / CBS domain-containing protein (pentatricopeptide (PPR) repeat-containing protein / CBS domain-containing protein; INVOLVED IN: biological_process unknown; LOCATED IN: chloroplast; EXPRESSED IN: 23 plant structures; EXPRESSED DURING: 13 growth stages; CONTAINS InterPro DOMAIN/s: Pentatricopeptide repeat (InterPro:IPR002885), Cystathionine beta-synthase, core (InterPro:IPR000644); BEST Arabidopsis thaliana protein match is: Pentatricopeptide repeat (PPR) superfamily protein (TAIR:AT1G12775.1); Has 30201 Blast hits to 17322 proteins in 780 species: Archae - 12; Bacteria - 1396; Metazoa - 17338; Fungi - 3422; Plants - 5037; Viruses - 0; Other Eukaryotes - 2996 (source: NCBI BLink).), translating to MNRISAISTLVTPLPLLPSCSFVPTRRCYPRRATPYSRRINLKPLTSRIVLLTRRRQLGQIVEEVEAAKKRYGRLNTIVMNSVLEACVHCGNIDLALRMFHEMAEPGGIGVDSISYATILKGLGKARRIDEAFQMLETIEYGTAAGTPKLSSSLIYGLLDALINAGDLRRANGLLARYDILLLDHGTPSVLIYNLLMKGYVNSESPQAAINLLDEMLRLRLEPDRLTYNTLIHACIKCGDLDAAMKFFNDMKEKAEEYYDDFLQPDVVTYTTLVKGFGDATDLLSLQEIFLEMKLCENVFIDRTAFTAVVDAMLKCGSTSGALCVFGEILKRSGANEVLRPKPHLYLSMMRAFAVQGDYGMVRNLYLRLWPDSSGSISKAVQQEADNLLMEAALNDGQLDEALGILLSIVRRWKTIPWTTSGGMAAVRLETLLGFSKSILRPHLLSKVIPSEPIESIMIRFEATRPLLGTLQLKNVAMRFFKEQVVPIVDDRGSCIGLLHREDCNNLDAPLVSMMRSPPTCVSTTTSIGRVVDLVLEKKLKMVIVVHCGNFSGSGYSSKAVGAFTRAQLYRLFESEQKLL from the exons ATGAATCGGATTTCAGCTATTTCTACTCTTGTCACTCCTCTCCCTCTTCTTCCGTCGTGCTCCTTTGTTCCGACACGACGGTGTTATCCTCGCAGAGCTACTCCTTATTCCAGGCGAATCAATCTCAAGCCTCTCACTTCTCGCATTGTTCTCCTCACGCGCCGTCGTCAGCTTGGTCAGATCGTGGAGGAGGTAGAAGCCGCTAAGAAACGGTATGGGAGGCTCAACACAATTGTGATGAACTCAGTTCTCGAAGCTTGCGTTCACTGTGGAAATATTGATTTGGCTCTTCGGATGTTCCATGAGATGGCGGAACCTGGTGGAATTGGAGTCGACTCTATTAGTTACGCTACTATCTTGAAG GGATTGGGTAAGGCTCGGAGGATTGATGAAGCGTTCCAAATGCTGGAGACTATAGAGTATGGAACTGCTGCTGGGACTCCCAAATTGTCATCATCTCTTATCTATGGTCTGCTTGACGCTCTTATCAATGCTG GAGATTTACGTCGTGCCAATGGTCTGCTTGCACGATATGATATTTTGCTTCTAGATCATGGTACTCCGTCAGTTCTTATCTATAACTTGCTGATGAAG GGCTATGTCAACTCAGAATCTCCGCAAGCTGCAATAAATTTGCTGGATGAAATGTTACGCCTTAGATTGGAGCCAGATAGGTTGACCTACAATACTTTGATCCATGCCTGCATTAAGTGTGGCGACTTGGATGCGGCTATGAAGTTTTTCAATGATATGAAG GAGAAAGCAGAGGAATATTACGACGATTTTCTTCAGCCAGATGTTGTAACCTACACCACTTTGGTGAAG GGGTTTGGGGATGCAACGGATCTGTTATCACTGCAGgaaatttttttggaaatgaaaTTGTGTGAGAACGTGTTCATTGACCGAACTGCATTTACAGCAGTAGTTGATGCCATGCTGAAGTGTGGTTCAACAAGCG GGGCCCTTTGTGTATTTGGTGAGATATTGAAGAGAAGTGGAGCTAATGAAGTCTTGCGACCAAAGCCTCACTTGTACCTGTCTATGATGCGTGCGTTTGCTGTCCAAGGGGATTATGGAATGGTTAGAAATCTGTATCTTCGCTTATGGCCGGATTCTTCAGGATCAATCTCCAAGGCGGTTCAACAAGAAGCTGATAATCTCCTGATGGAAGCAGCTCTCAATGATGGCCAG CTCGATGAGGCCCTAGGGATTCTTTTAAGTATCGTGAGAAGGTGGAAGACAATACCTTGGACGACTAGTGGAGGCATG GCTGCTGTCCGCCTAGAAACATTGTTGGGGTTTTCCAAGTCTATATTGCGTCCACATCTACTTAGTAAG GTGATACCAAGTGAACCAATAGAAAGCATTATGATTCGATTTGAAGCCACTCGGCCACTGCTAGGCACTCTGCAGTTGAAGAATGTGGCCATGCGGTTTTTCAAGGAGCAAGTTGTACCAATTGTAGACGACAGGGGAAGCTGCATAGGCCTTTTGCATCGGGAGGATTGCAATAAC cTTGATGCGCCATTGGTCTCAATGATGAGAAGCCCGCCCACATGTGTGAGTACAACAACATCGATTGGTCGTGTGGTAGATCTAGTTTTGGAAAAGAAGCTTAAGATGGTTATAGTTGTTCACTGCGGGAATTTTAGTGGGAGCGGTTATAGCTCAAAGGCAGTAGGAGCTTTTACAAGAGCACAATTGTATCGGCTATTTGAATCAGAACAAAAGCTGCTTTAG
- a CDS encoding methionyl-tRNA synthetase (unknown protein; INVOLVED IN: biological_process unknown; LOCATED IN: cellular_component unknown; EXPRESSED IN: 23 plant structures; EXPRESSED DURING: 12 growth stages.) produces MCLVFVCDQDERVIGRFCFVPLSNKSKRRHLCSTCGKRLIVHG; encoded by the exons atgtgTTTGGTGTTCGTGTGTGATCAGGACGAGAGGGTGATCGGAAG ATTCTGCTTCGTTCCTCTCTCTAATAAATCCAAACGTCGTCATCTCTGTTCCACTTGCGGCAAACGACTCATCGTCCATGGCTGA
- a CDS encoding calmodulin-binding protein-like protein — MATTSSTTKTKRDNKNLTRSKSLGRKPKPVSSSEPEANADGSDRKTIGKPLPNYLKPTISSRPDPVKFLRKNNAVEENQKLLRRRSFDHPPSSLTSPSTSSAHRSLNTSPAHPHLRDKPAVPREKPVTGLRSTSFHGSSRGGLRGSSTVKSPPVASRGSSGVKKSGLSGNSSSKSKKEGSGNVPKKSSGKEISPDSSPLASAHEDEEEIVKVETDVHISDHGEEPKEEDKDQFAQPDESGEEKETSPVAASTEEQKGELIDEDKSTEQIEEPKEPENIEENNSEEEEEVKKKSDDEENSETVATTTDMNEAVNVEESKEEEKEEAEVKEEEGESSAAKEETTETMAQVEELPEEGTKNEVVQGKKESPTAYNDVIASKMQENSKKNKVLALAGAFQTVIDYETAASK, encoded by the coding sequence ATGGCAACGACGTCTAGTACAACGAAAACGAAACGGGACAACAAAAACCTAACCAGATCAAAATCACTCGGCAGAAAGCCAAAGCCGGTCTCATCATCAGAGCCTGAAGCGAACGCAGATGGATCTGATCGGAAAACAATTGGGAAGCCTTTGCCTAATTATCTGAAACCTACAATCAGCTCGAGACCGGACCCGGTCAAGTTCTTGAGAAAGAACAACGCCGTCGAAGAAAATCAGAAGCTTCTTCGTAGACGATCCTTTGATCATCCTCCTTCGTCTTTGACTTCTCCATCAACTTCATCAGCCCATAGATCTCTCAATACCTCTCCTGCCCACCCACACCTGCGAGACAAACCCGCGGTTCCAAGGGAGAAGCCTGTCACTGGTCTGCGTTCTACATCTTTCCATGGAAGCAGCAGGGGAGGTCTCAGAGGAAGCAGTACGGTGAAATCACCTCCTGTGGCTTCAAGAGGATCTTCAGGGGTAAAGAAGAGCGGTCTAAGCGGTAACAGTTCTTCCAAGAGCAAAAAGGAAGGTTCTGGGAATGTTCCCAAGAAGTCTTCGGGTAAAGAGATTTCCCCGGATTCTTCTCCTCTTGCGTCTGCTcacgaagacgaagaagagattgTCAAGGTTGAGACCGATGTACACATTTCTGACCACGGAGAGGAACCGAAAGAGGAAGATAAAGATCAGTTTGCACAACCGGATGAATCCGGTGAAGAGAAGGAGACCAGTCCAGTGGCTGCCTCcacagaagaacaaaaaggaGAACTGATCGATGAGGATAAAAGCACAGAGCAAATAGAGGAGCCGAAAGAACCAGAGAACATCGAAGAAAACAAcagtgaagaagaggaagaagtcaAAAAGAAATCTGATGATGAGGAAAATAGCGAGACAGTTGCTACTACTACAGATATGAATGAAGCTGTGAATGTCGAAGAAAGTAAGGaagaggaaaaggaagaagcagaagtTAAAGAAGAGGAGGGCGAAAGCAGCGCCgcgaaagaagaaacaaccgAAACAATGGCTCAAGTAGAAGAATTACCAGAGGAAGGAACAAAGAATGAAGTGGTGCAAGGGAAGAAGGAATCTCCAACAGCCTACAACGATGTAATAGCAAGTAAGATGCAAGAGAACTCGAAGAAGAACAAGGTCTTGGCTCTTGCTGGAGCCTTTCAAACCGTTATTGACTATGAAACTGCTGCATCTAAGTGA
- a CDS encoding methionyl-tRNA synthetase (unknown protein; BEST Arabidopsis thaliana protein match is: unknown protein (TAIR:AT5G57123.1); Has 30201 Blast hits to 17322 proteins in 780 species: Archae - 12; Bacteria - 1396; Metazoa - 17338; Fungi - 3422; Plants - 5037; Viruses - 0; Other Eukaryotes - 2996 (source: NCBI BLink).): MCLVFVCDQDERVIGRYAAPGACPYCGGAVQVVDVNSQWRFCFVPLSNKSKRRHLCSTCGKRLIVHG; the protein is encoded by the coding sequence atgtgTTTGGTGTTCGTGTGTGATCAGGACGAGAGGGTGATCGGAAGGTACGCAGCTCCTGGAGCGTGTCCGTACTGCGGAGGAGCGGTTCAAGTGGTTGACGTAAATAGCCAGTGGAGATTCTGCTTCGTTCCTCTCTCTAATAAATCCAAACGTCGTCATCTCTGTTCCACTTGCGGCAAACGACTCATCGTCCATGGCTGA
- a CDS encoding calmodulin-binding protein-like protein (calmodulin-binding protein-related; BEST Arabidopsis thaliana protein match is: histidine kinase 5 (TAIR:AT5G10720.1); Has 1807 Blast hits to 1807 proteins in 277 species: Archae - 0; Bacteria - 0; Metazoa - 736; Fungi - 347; Plants - 385; Viruses - 0; Other Eukaryotes - 339 (source: NCBI BLink).): METNQIEEMDVEVLSSMWPENVGPEADKQFNVEKPAIDLDMLKEVTIEEKPTIADLTRLPELLSLTQQGSSQLTNLVKQWEYMQNNAVRLLREELKNLDRQREEAEAKELKIIEEYNFESHQPEYVSVLDETSDLFRGFRQKRREVLVDSKKIEIYEEFDSKKVDDEENSETVATTTDMNEAVNFEKSKQEEQEEAEVKEEESESSRVKEETAETKAQIEELPEEGTKKEGVQGKKESPTA, translated from the coding sequence ATGGAGACTAATCAGATTGAGGAAATGGATGTCGAAGTCTTGTCTTCGATGTGGCCCGAAAATGTTGGACCTGAAGCTGACAAACAGTTCAACGTCGAGAAACCTGCTATAGATTTAGACATGTTGAAAGAAGTCACAATCGAAGAGAAACCGACCATTGCAGATTTGACACGGTTACCAGAACTATTGAGTTTGACTCAGCAAGGCTCCTCTCAACTAACCAACCTCGTGAAACAATGGGAGTATATGCAAAACAACGCGGTTCGGCTATTAAGAGAAGAGCTTAAGAATCTCGAtagacagagagaagaagctgaggCAAAAGAGTTGAAGATCATTGAGGAGTATAACTTTGAGAGCCACCAGCCTGAGTATGTTTCGGTTTTGGATGAGACGAGTGATTTGTTCCGCGGGTTTAGGCAGAAGAGACGAGAAGTGTTGGTCGATAGCAAGAAGATTGAGATCTATGAGGAGTTTGATAGCAAGAAAGTTGATGATGAGGAAAATAGCGAGACAGTTGCTACTACTACGGATATGAATGAAGCTGTGAATTTCgaaaaaagtaaacaagagGAACAGGAAGAAGCAGAAGttaaagaggaagagagcGAAAGCAGCAgagtgaaagaagaaacagcCGAAACAAAGGCTCAAATAGAAGAATTACCAGAGGAAGGAACAAAGAAGGAAGGGGTGCAAGGGAAGAAGGAATCTCCAACAGCATAG